A portion of the Pseudarthrobacter defluvii genome contains these proteins:
- a CDS encoding alpha/beta hydrolase — protein MTSGPDHSPFSSAFSGEGPRTGVVLSHGFTGSPHGLRAWAQAFAAAGFAVRMPLLPGHGTTWQELARTRWQQWHGALDDAFLELDTECDQVFAAGLSMGGALALRVAATRPVAGVLLVNPGLVIDDPRAPLAGLLKLVLKSTPSIGNDILKAGVDEGAYARTPVAAAHELNKMFKDTVRLLPRVTAPVQVYRSTVDHVVSDASMDVLRRGLSHAQLEVVRLENSYHVATLDNDADRIFEGSVDFIRRVLQITAASPARSGQEVRGEQA, from the coding sequence ATGACGTCCGGTCCGGACCACAGCCCGTTCAGCAGCGCCTTCAGCGGCGAAGGGCCGCGCACGGGAGTGGTGCTGTCCCACGGCTTCACGGGGAGCCCGCATGGCCTTCGCGCCTGGGCCCAGGCATTCGCGGCGGCCGGTTTCGCCGTCCGGATGCCTCTGCTGCCGGGGCATGGGACCACGTGGCAGGAGCTTGCCCGCACCCGCTGGCAGCAATGGCACGGCGCCCTGGATGATGCCTTCCTGGAATTGGACACCGAATGCGACCAGGTTTTCGCAGCCGGCCTGAGCATGGGCGGGGCCCTCGCCCTGCGCGTCGCCGCCACCCGCCCCGTGGCTGGTGTGCTGCTGGTGAACCCCGGCCTGGTGATTGACGATCCGAGGGCGCCGCTGGCCGGACTCCTCAAGCTGGTTTTGAAGAGCACCCCATCGATTGGCAACGACATCCTTAAAGCGGGGGTGGATGAGGGCGCCTATGCCCGCACGCCCGTGGCCGCGGCCCACGAATTGAACAAGATGTTCAAGGACACGGTCCGGCTCCTTCCCCGGGTCACAGCCCCCGTCCAGGTTTACCGCTCCACCGTGGACCACGTGGTGTCTGATGCGAGCATGGACGTCCTGCGGCGCGGCCTGTCGCATGCCCAACTGGAAGTGGTCCGGCTTGAGAACAGCTACCACGTGGCCACCCTGGACAACGACGCCGACCGCATCTTCGAGGGTTCAGTGGACTTTATCCGGCGCGTGCTGCAGATAACGGCGGCCAGCCCTGCACGGTCAGGACAGGAGGTGCGCGGTGAACAGGCCTGA
- a CDS encoding alpha/beta hydrolase — protein sequence MTESSIPPRPAAFSYPGHGANARIGVALCHGFTGSPLSIMPWAQHLADLGYAVTVPLLPGHGTDWRQLALTGWKDWYRSYEKAYLDLAARTDACFTAGLSMGGAIALLAAARHPVAGVSVVNPGLSFYDWRVRIIGLLKYVQRTTVPLQEDQTGAPATDDGDYALTPLSAVHELKKLFRAAVRGLPSVDAPVQVFKSRTDAVVPPTSLALLRKGLGANLVEVEELASSGHVATLDVDAPAIFAGSGEFIAGHARRTTTLETP from the coding sequence ATGACTGAAAGCAGCATTCCGCCCCGTCCGGCCGCTTTCAGCTATCCAGGCCACGGCGCCAATGCCCGCATCGGGGTGGCCTTATGCCATGGATTTACGGGCAGCCCGCTGAGCATCATGCCGTGGGCGCAGCACCTTGCGGACCTCGGGTACGCGGTGACCGTACCCCTCCTCCCCGGGCACGGGACAGACTGGCGCCAACTCGCACTGACCGGCTGGAAGGACTGGTACCGCAGCTACGAAAAGGCTTACCTTGACCTTGCTGCGCGGACGGACGCCTGCTTCACCGCGGGCCTGTCGATGGGCGGTGCCATCGCACTCCTTGCTGCTGCCCGCCATCCGGTGGCGGGGGTCAGCGTGGTCAACCCGGGCCTGAGCTTCTACGACTGGCGCGTCCGGATCATCGGCCTCCTTAAATACGTCCAGCGCACCACCGTCCCCCTCCAGGAGGACCAGACCGGCGCCCCCGCAACCGACGACGGCGACTACGCGCTGACTCCCCTGTCTGCGGTGCACGAGCTGAAGAAACTGTTCCGTGCAGCCGTGCGCGGCCTGCCCAGCGTGGACGCTCCCGTCCAGGTTTTCAAGTCCCGCACGGACGCCGTGGTGCCGCCCACCTCCCTGGCCCTGCTGCGGAAAGGGCTGGGCGCGAACCTCGTGGAGGTGGAGGAGCTTGCCAGCAGCGGACATGTGGCTACTCTGGACGTTGACGCGCCCGCCATCTTCGCCGGATCGGGCGAATTTATCGCCGGGCACGCCCGCCGCACCACTACCTTGGAGACGCCATGA
- a CDS encoding lysophospholipid acyltransferase family protein: protein MFYWVMKRIFLGPVIKLLFRPWVKGLDNIPAQGAAIIASNHLSFSDSIFMPLMVRRPVVFLAKSEYFTGTGIKGRLTAAFFRLTNQLPMDRSGGAASAASLNAGMEVLNAGGLLGIYPEGTRSPDGRMYRGKVGVARLALQAGVPVIPVAMIGTDKVQPIGKRLPNIRRIGMIFGEPLDFSQYREQAEDRTVQRTVTDEIMSSLLRLSGQEYVDEYAAVVKLRLAGKPGEAKAAAEPLAAPVAAEGEFVLDTGAGSPAAGPPDVEDDAGRTAAG from the coding sequence GTGTTCTATTGGGTCATGAAAAGGATCTTCCTCGGTCCGGTGATCAAGCTGCTTTTTCGGCCCTGGGTCAAAGGCCTGGACAACATCCCGGCGCAGGGGGCGGCCATCATCGCTTCTAACCACCTCTCGTTTTCCGATTCGATCTTCATGCCCCTCATGGTGCGCCGGCCCGTGGTCTTCCTGGCAAAATCGGAGTACTTCACCGGGACGGGCATCAAGGGCAGGCTGACAGCCGCGTTCTTCCGCCTCACCAACCAGCTGCCCATGGACAGGTCCGGCGGCGCGGCTTCCGCCGCATCCTTGAATGCGGGAATGGAAGTGCTCAACGCAGGCGGCCTGCTGGGCATCTACCCCGAGGGCACGCGGAGCCCCGATGGGCGGATGTACCGCGGAAAGGTGGGCGTGGCCAGGCTGGCACTGCAGGCGGGCGTCCCCGTCATCCCCGTTGCCATGATCGGCACCGACAAAGTGCAGCCCATTGGCAAAAGGCTGCCCAACATCCGAAGGATCGGCATGATCTTCGGTGAACCCCTGGACTTCAGCCAGTACCGGGAGCAGGCCGAGGACAGGACGGTCCAGCGCACGGTCACGGACGAGATCATGTCCAGCCTGCTGCGGCTCTCGGGGCAGGAGTACGTGGACGAATATGCGGCCGTGGTGAAACTTCGGCTGGCCGGCAAGCCCGGGGAAGCAAAGGCGGCAGCCGAGCCCCTGGCCGCCCCGGTGGCAGCCGAGGGAGAGTTCGTGCTGGACACCGGTGCCGGCAGTCCGGCCGCCGGGCCTCCTGACGTGGAGGACGACGCCGGCAGAACAGCGGCGGGATAG
- a CDS encoding class II 3-deoxy-7-phosphoheptulonate synthase, with amino-acid sequence MTELSAKPAFSLSSTAQSGAANYPGLDHWRDLPISQQPSWQDREVFDASVKELSVLPPLVFAGEVDVLRERLAAAAQGKAFLLQGGDCAETFEAATADKISARVKTILQMAVVLTYGAAMPVIKMGRMAGQFAKPRSSNDETRDGVTLPAYRGDIVNGYEFTPESRGHDASRMLRAYHTSASTLNLIRAFTQGGFADLRSVHQWNKGFTENPAHARYESLARDIDRAIKFMDSCGADFEALKRVEFFASHEALLLDYERALTRIDSRTGFPYDTSAHFLWIGERTRELDHAHVDFLSRVRNPIGVKLGPSTTGDDALRLIDKLDPDREPGRLTFITRMGAGNIREKLPAVVEKVTASGAQVLWVTDPMHGNTVTSPNGYKTRNFDDVIDEVRGFFEVHHGLGTVPGGLHVEMTGDDVAECLGGADPIDQDAFLDRYESVCDPRLNHMQSLEMAFLVAGALAKH; translated from the coding sequence GTGACTGAGCTATCTGCAAAACCCGCCTTTTCGCTGTCCAGCACCGCCCAGAGCGGAGCGGCCAACTATCCCGGACTGGACCACTGGCGGGACCTCCCCATTTCCCAGCAGCCCAGCTGGCAGGACCGGGAAGTCTTTGATGCGTCTGTGAAGGAGTTGTCCGTCCTTCCGCCGCTGGTATTCGCAGGCGAAGTGGACGTGCTTCGTGAGCGGCTGGCCGCTGCGGCCCAGGGCAAGGCGTTCCTGCTGCAGGGCGGCGACTGCGCGGAAACCTTCGAAGCCGCTACGGCGGACAAGATCAGCGCCCGCGTCAAGACCATCCTCCAGATGGCCGTGGTGCTCACCTACGGTGCGGCCATGCCCGTAATCAAGATGGGCCGGATGGCAGGCCAATTCGCCAAACCCCGTTCCTCCAACGACGAAACCCGCGACGGCGTCACCCTGCCGGCCTACCGCGGCGACATCGTCAACGGCTACGAGTTCACCCCGGAATCCCGCGGACACGACGCCTCCCGTATGCTGCGCGCGTACCACACCTCCGCGTCCACCCTGAACCTCATCCGGGCCTTCACACAGGGCGGCTTCGCGGACCTTCGCTCCGTCCACCAGTGGAACAAGGGGTTCACCGAGAATCCCGCGCACGCCCGTTACGAGTCGCTGGCCAGGGACATCGACCGTGCCATCAAGTTCATGGACTCCTGCGGCGCCGACTTCGAGGCACTCAAGCGGGTCGAGTTCTTCGCAAGCCACGAGGCCCTGCTGCTGGATTACGAACGGGCCCTGACCCGCATCGACTCCCGCACCGGCTTCCCCTACGACACCTCCGCGCACTTCCTGTGGATCGGGGAACGCACCCGCGAACTGGACCACGCCCACGTCGACTTCCTGTCACGCGTGCGCAACCCCATCGGCGTCAAGCTCGGCCCTTCCACCACCGGCGATGACGCCCTGCGCCTGATCGACAAGCTGGACCCGGACCGCGAGCCCGGCCGCCTGACGTTCATCACCCGCATGGGCGCCGGCAACATCCGTGAAAAGCTGCCCGCCGTCGTCGAGAAGGTCACCGCCTCGGGCGCGCAGGTCCTGTGGGTCACCGACCCCATGCACGGCAACACGGTCACCTCGCCCAACGGCTACAAGACACGAAATTTCGACGACGTCATCGACGAAGTGCGCGGGTTCTTCGAGGTACACCACGGCTTGGGGACGGTGCCGGGTGGCCTCCACGTGGAGATGACCGGCGACGACGTGGCCGAATGCCTGGGCGGCGCGGACCCGATCGACCAGGATGCGTTCCTGGACCGTTACGAGTCTGTCTGCGATCCGCGACTGAACCACATGCAGTCCCTCGAAATGGCCTTCCTGGTGGCCGGCGCCCTCGCCAAGCACTAG
- the pknB gene encoding Stk1 family PASTA domain-containing Ser/Thr kinase: MQEHVSDPVAGTLVDNRYAVISRLARGGMSTVYLAVDQRLDREVALKVLHPHLAADENFLGRLGREAKAAARLSHPHVVGVLDQGNDGTTAYLVMEYIKGHTLRDVIRDRGALPPRLALALIDPVVEGLGAAHAAGFIHRDVKPENVLIADDGRIKIGDFGLARAVTSSTSTGALIGTVAYISPELVLGKPADARSDVYSVGIMLYEMLTGRQPFEGEVPIQVAYQHVNGTVGPPSDQVPGLAGEVDELVQWCTANDPENRPVDGNALLQELRHIRTHLTDAELDLLPPAAVGPASQHHTEVLARASNPTTLLPPSRPAAPPHPPGHLTPGQHTVDEGQAHTARVAYHQRPGLALPDDDDSDGEWSPPPPRLGKRAQRRADKEDEKLRAVAAATPVRTLREGNPRRRGVLWVLVLILAALLATGAGWFFGMGPGAAAAVPAVANKTVAQAQQVLSGVGFRSTTSDVFDDEVPSGLVVGSEPAAGTEIRKFQPVSLLVSKGPQLFPLPNLTGGTLDQAKSSLNAAQMALGTVAEKFDEDAEAGIVLSQDPAAGTPARHGTPVALAVSKGPQPIAVPSVIGKSEDDAVAAIEAAGLTARVAPDEVFDRNVPEGDVASQSPANGTLTRGGTVTLTISKGPRMVNVPSYIGKQASEARKALEALGFQVRVNNILGGFFGTVRDQSPVDREVPEGSVVTITVV, from the coding sequence GTGCAGGAACACGTGTCGGACCCCGTTGCAGGGACGCTGGTGGACAACCGCTACGCAGTCATCTCCAGGCTTGCCCGCGGCGGCATGTCAACTGTCTATCTCGCCGTGGACCAGAGGCTGGACCGCGAAGTGGCGCTCAAGGTGCTGCATCCGCACCTTGCTGCTGACGAGAACTTCCTTGGCAGGCTGGGCCGGGAAGCAAAGGCAGCTGCCCGGCTGTCGCATCCCCACGTGGTGGGCGTCCTGGACCAAGGCAATGACGGCACCACGGCCTACCTTGTCATGGAGTACATCAAGGGCCACACGCTCAGGGATGTCATCCGGGACCGGGGCGCCCTGCCGCCCAGGCTGGCGCTGGCACTGATTGATCCCGTGGTGGAGGGTTTGGGCGCGGCGCACGCAGCGGGTTTCATCCATCGTGATGTGAAGCCCGAAAATGTCCTGATCGCCGATGACGGCAGGATCAAGATCGGTGATTTTGGCCTGGCCCGTGCCGTCACCAGTTCAACCAGCACCGGAGCGCTGATCGGGACGGTGGCCTACATCTCACCGGAGCTGGTTTTGGGCAAGCCGGCAGACGCGCGCAGCGATGTCTATTCCGTGGGGATCATGCTGTATGAAATGCTGACCGGCCGGCAGCCGTTCGAGGGCGAGGTTCCCATCCAGGTGGCCTACCAGCACGTCAACGGGACGGTTGGGCCGCCGTCGGACCAGGTGCCCGGTCTGGCGGGAGAGGTGGACGAGCTGGTGCAGTGGTGCACGGCCAATGATCCCGAGAACCGGCCGGTGGACGGCAACGCGCTGCTTCAGGAACTGCGGCATATCCGGACCCACCTCACGGACGCCGAACTCGACCTGCTGCCGCCCGCAGCGGTTGGTCCCGCGTCGCAGCACCACACCGAGGTCCTGGCGCGCGCCAGCAACCCGACAACGTTGCTGCCGCCTTCGCGGCCTGCTGCGCCGCCGCACCCGCCCGGGCACTTAACGCCCGGACAGCACACGGTGGACGAAGGACAGGCTCACACCGCCCGCGTGGCCTACCACCAGCGCCCCGGGCTGGCACTGCCCGACGACGACGATTCGGACGGCGAGTGGTCTCCCCCGCCGCCCCGGCTGGGCAAACGGGCCCAGCGCCGTGCCGACAAGGAAGACGAAAAACTCCGGGCCGTGGCCGCTGCCACCCCGGTGCGTACGCTGCGGGAGGGAAACCCACGGCGACGCGGCGTCCTCTGGGTCCTGGTCCTGATCCTCGCCGCATTGCTGGCCACCGGCGCGGGATGGTTTTTCGGCATGGGGCCCGGCGCGGCCGCCGCCGTACCCGCCGTAGCCAACAAGACAGTGGCCCAGGCCCAGCAGGTCCTGAGCGGGGTGGGTTTCCGTTCCACGACGAGCGATGTGTTCGACGACGAGGTGCCCTCCGGACTGGTGGTGGGCAGTGAGCCGGCTGCGGGGACCGAGATCCGGAAGTTCCAGCCCGTCTCCCTGCTGGTCTCCAAGGGTCCTCAGCTGTTTCCCTTGCCGAACCTCACCGGTGGCACGCTGGACCAAGCAAAGAGTTCCCTGAACGCGGCGCAGATGGCCCTGGGGACCGTGGCCGAAAAGTTCGATGAAGACGCGGAGGCGGGCATCGTCCTGTCGCAGGACCCGGCAGCCGGCACCCCCGCACGTCATGGCACCCCCGTGGCACTTGCGGTTTCCAAGGGTCCACAGCCGATTGCAGTTCCCTCCGTCATAGGTAAGTCCGAGGATGACGCCGTGGCGGCAATCGAGGCCGCGGGCCTTACAGCCCGGGTGGCCCCGGATGAGGTGTTCGACCGGAACGTCCCGGAGGGCGACGTGGCCAGCCAGTCCCCGGCCAACGGGACACTGACCAGGGGCGGGACGGTGACCTTGACCATCTCCAAGGGCCCCAGAATGGTGAACGTCCCCAGCTACATTGGCAAGCAGGCCTCCGAGGCGCGCAAGGCGCTGGAGGCACTGGGTTTCCAGGTCCGGGTAAATAACATCCTCGGTGGTTTCTTCGGCACCGTGCGGGACCAGTCGCCGGTGGACCGGGAGGTCCCGGAGGGCTCGGTCGTCACCATCACCGTGGTATAG
- a CDS encoding lytic transglycosylase domain-containing protein, which translates to MTMSRSPKQPPKPSLPMIAATTAALPAVVLSSLALAQPAAAQQPARSIPSSLAAAMKAQADAKAAGAVIPASVVSTTIPAAFQPAQPAAPAEYTIVRGDTVSAIAGRFGLDTGEILKLNNLQANTIIYPGQKLKLSGSPAPAAPAPAPAAAPAAPAPGTGATYTVKSGDTLGAIAARHNVALSDVFTWNNLSMRSIIYPGQKIKVGGGSAPAPAAPAPAAPAPAPAALASTSAPATGSYTIKAGDTLSAIASRNGVKLSDLLSANKLSMSTIIYPGSKLVIPGGSGQPAAQPAAPQPAAAPLVPSSFLGFSYPAAVVSSANENKALLNASPVPSREEMKNIVADTARRMGVDTSLALAFAFQESGFNQRAVSPANAIGTMQVIPSSGQWASDLVGRKLNLLDPYDNAAAGVAIIRQLLATSKDQDTAIAGYYQGQYSVSKYGMYDDTKAYLAAIKAHQKNFR; encoded by the coding sequence ATGACGATGTCCCGCTCGCCCAAGCAGCCCCCCAAGCCGAGTCTGCCGATGATTGCCGCCACCACCGCGGCACTGCCAGCGGTCGTCCTGTCATCCCTGGCCCTTGCCCAGCCCGCTGCAGCGCAGCAGCCCGCGCGGAGCATCCCCAGCAGCCTCGCAGCTGCAATGAAGGCCCAAGCCGACGCGAAGGCAGCCGGCGCTGTGATCCCGGCTTCTGTAGTCTCCACCACCATTCCGGCAGCATTCCAGCCGGCCCAGCCGGCGGCCCCCGCCGAGTACACGATCGTCCGCGGCGATACGGTCAGCGCTATCGCGGGCCGTTTCGGCCTGGACACGGGTGAGATCCTCAAGCTGAACAACCTGCAGGCCAACACCATCATTTACCCTGGCCAGAAGCTCAAGCTGTCCGGTTCGCCTGCTCCCGCCGCACCCGCGCCTGCGCCCGCCGCTGCCCCTGCAGCCCCGGCGCCCGGCACCGGGGCAACCTATACAGTGAAGTCCGGCGACACCCTGGGCGCCATCGCGGCCAGGCACAACGTGGCGCTGTCGGATGTCTTCACATGGAACAACCTCTCCATGCGTTCCATCATCTATCCCGGACAGAAGATCAAGGTGGGCGGCGGGTCCGCCCCTGCTCCGGCCGCACCCGCGCCGGCGGCTCCAGCACCCGCACCCGCCGCCCTGGCCAGCACCTCGGCACCGGCAACAGGGTCCTACACGATCAAAGCCGGCGACACACTCTCGGCCATTGCATCCCGCAACGGCGTAAAGCTGTCGGACCTGCTGTCTGCCAACAAGCTGAGCATGAGCACCATCATTTATCCAGGCAGCAAACTGGTCATCCCCGGTGGCTCCGGCCAGCCGGCAGCGCAGCCCGCGGCACCCCAGCCGGCTGCTGCTCCCCTGGTGCCCAGCTCGTTCCTCGGATTCAGCTACCCGGCTGCTGTTGTCAGCTCGGCCAATGAGAACAAAGCTTTGCTGAACGCTTCACCCGTTCCCTCGCGGGAGGAGATGAAGAACATCGTTGCCGACACGGCGCGCCGCATGGGTGTGGATACTTCCCTGGCCCTTGCCTTTGCCTTCCAGGAGTCCGGTTTCAACCAGCGCGCCGTATCACCGGCGAACGCAATCGGCACCATGCAGGTCATTCCCAGCTCCGGTCAGTGGGCGTCGGACCTGGTGGGACGGAAGCTGAACCTGCTGGACCCTTACGACAACGCCGCAGCCGGCGTGGCCATCATCCGGCAGCTGCTGGCCACCAGCAAGGACCAGGACACTGCGATCGCCGGTTACTACCAGGGCCAGTACTCGGTGAGCAAGTACGGCATGTACGACGACACCAAGGCATACCTTGCAGCGATCAAGGCCCACCAGAAGAACTTCAGGTGA
- a CDS encoding Rv2175c family DNA-binding protein, translating to MSNVENLVGEWLPLPDVARLLDVSITKVHSLIDERALAALRVGERKIRSVPAEFIQDGQVVDSLKGTIVVLADAGYSDEDLIVWLFTADESLRGRPIDALREGRKTEIRRRAQTLAW from the coding sequence GTGAGTAATGTAGAAAACCTGGTGGGCGAGTGGTTGCCACTGCCCGATGTCGCCCGTTTATTGGATGTTTCCATCACCAAGGTCCACAGCCTTATTGATGAACGTGCGCTGGCGGCGCTGCGGGTGGGGGAACGAAAAATCCGGTCCGTTCCGGCCGAATTCATCCAGGACGGCCAGGTGGTGGACAGCCTGAAGGGCACCATTGTGGTGTTGGCTGACGCCGGTTACTCGGACGAGGACCTTATTGTCTGGCTGTTTACTGCCGACGAGTCACTGCGCGGCCGCCCTATAGATGCCCTGCGCGAAGGCCGCAAGACCGAAATCAGGCGCAGGGCCCAGACCCTGGCCTGGTAA
- a CDS encoding polyprenyl synthetase family protein codes for MTGAEQLRNEQADFVAGVAGELTGFLTERQSVMSGISPDIEPIMGSISNLVTGGKRLRALMCYWGWRGAGGEAGASQVVTAGAALELFQAAALIHDDIIDRSDTRRGGPSVHRRFSQLHTSQGWALDSERFGQAAAILAGDLCLSFSEEAFTDIGERAASGSRARLIFNLMRAEVMAGQYLDILEEVAGPVRDRAGAVGRAQSIIRFKSAKYSTEHPLALGGALAGATNELLRGYSAFALPLGEAFQLRDDVLGVFGDPVTTGKPAGDDLREGKRTVLVALALAQASPEESAFIDASLGSPGLSDDDIVEIRRIIEDSGALQATEVLISEFGAAAFEALDGLPLEELPKTALRKLAEAAVSRAS; via the coding sequence GTGACCGGGGCAGAGCAGCTACGGAATGAACAAGCCGACTTCGTGGCGGGTGTGGCAGGCGAACTGACTGGGTTCCTGACCGAGAGGCAGTCAGTAATGTCCGGCATCTCCCCGGATATCGAACCAATCATGGGTTCCATCTCGAACCTGGTCACCGGCGGCAAGCGCCTCCGTGCCCTGATGTGCTACTGGGGCTGGCGCGGCGCAGGGGGCGAGGCCGGAGCCAGCCAGGTGGTCACAGCCGGCGCTGCGCTTGAGCTGTTCCAGGCCGCCGCATTGATCCACGACGACATCATCGACCGCTCCGACACCCGGCGCGGTGGTCCCAGCGTGCATCGGCGCTTCAGCCAGCTGCATACCTCCCAGGGCTGGGCCCTGGACAGCGAACGGTTTGGCCAGGCGGCAGCCATCCTTGCGGGCGATCTTTGCCTGTCCTTCAGCGAGGAGGCGTTTACCGATATCGGCGAACGGGCTGCGTCGGGAAGCAGGGCGAGGCTGATTTTCAACCTGATGCGCGCAGAGGTCATGGCCGGCCAGTACCTGGACATCCTGGAGGAAGTGGCGGGACCTGTCCGGGACCGGGCGGGGGCGGTCGGAAGGGCGCAGTCCATCATCCGGTTCAAGAGCGCCAAATACTCCACCGAGCACCCCCTGGCCCTGGGCGGAGCCCTCGCCGGAGCAACGAATGAATTGCTCCGCGGCTATTCCGCCTTCGCCCTTCCACTCGGCGAAGCCTTCCAGCTCCGCGATGACGTCCTTGGCGTGTTTGGCGATCCTGTCACCACCGGCAAACCGGCAGGCGACGATTTGCGCGAAGGAAAGCGCACTGTCCTGGTGGCCCTCGCCCTGGCCCAGGCTTCCCCTGAAGAGTCCGCATTCATTGATGCGAGCCTGGGCAGCCCCGGGCTTTCGGACGATGACATCGTGGAAATCCGGCGCATCATCGAGGATTCCGGAGCGTTGCAGGCCACCGAGGTCCTTATTAGTGAATTCGGCGCTGCGGCCTTCGAGGCACTTGACGGGCTCCCCTTGGAGGAGTTGCCCAAAACCGCGCTGCGGAAGCTGGCTGAAGCGGCCGTCAGCCGAGCCTCCTGA